The Fragaria vesca subsp. vesca linkage group LG2, FraVesHawaii_1.0, whole genome shotgun sequence genome includes a window with the following:
- the LOC101308643 gene encoding uncharacterized protein LOC101308643, translating to MELLLEERLEGGDGVDVEAEEIGQERGFLRWSGSLSIVGSFCVQFIFPGNGFVLLLNELMNYSDLIQSIRKRFKFSSNDSFHLEYSSPACSAIYLDNEFDFKMLFCCAKIYHMDNVVVTVVKDVGKSCSSTSVVVDDCAEMIDENDYLGDAFKDGPQKYFLSDEWGSYLSHAGQKFESIADFRDKLRKFAVQSGFHYVLSRNDSIYVNDVCANHDVDHCGWEVLRSVASINQCFYITRFNNVHTCRGMIRNRSHRQLGYKIVRTCIESTVYLNLGLKPREIMSNFKSTYGYEISYKVASRAKKRCVEKMYGSECDSFSMLSWFREAVLETNPGSSVVLEVDESTERFKRVFVAYAGQIQGFKFSLPVLYVDGAFEKSKYKGQILAATGRNGNKGFFPLALCFCDSETEENWLFFFKHLKALLEPQGRIITFISDRGVGLLKAFDLIFPGNPHLYCYHHLRYNLSRKYKNKGGEIVVADVLQKFFKVAYASTEKSFYFHLKNLTDEGGAAIIDEFIREIPLEHWCRAFFKGCRYGIMTNGIAESFNNWIVAKRSLPPFAMLDQTRMKEMKMILEMSVESKSWTTKLTPKMEKRLKEQLDRSRVFRVIASHENVYEVRNDKLIAFPCAHALAAIQGARLDVYDFIDPYFTAEYYKMCYSFPIAPLSNVDASCSSTEDFILPPVRKRPAGRPKSKRIASAGEKKLIRCGRCNKMGHHNKKSCTKVLNMLL from the exons ATGGAGCTTCTGCTGGAGGAGCGACTTGAGGGCGGTGACGGCGTCGACGTTGAAGCCGAGGAAATTGGACAAGAGAGAGGCTTCCTGAGATGGAGCGGGAGCTT GAGCATTGTTGGTTCTTTCTGTGTTCAATTTATTTTTCCTGGCAATGGCTTTGTCCTTCTCCTCAATGAGCTCATGAATTATTCAGACCTTATTCAATCCATCCGAAAACGATTTAAGTTTTCGTCCAATGATTCTTTTCACCTTGAGTATTCATCGCCTGCTTGTTCTGCCATCTATTTAGATAATGAATTTGATTTTAAGATGCTCTTCTGCTGTGCAAAAATTTATCATATGGATAATGTAGTAGTGACAGTAGTCAAGGATGTCGGGAAAAGTTGTTCATCAACTAGTGTAGTGGTTGATGATTGTGCTGAGATGATAGATGAGAATGACTATCTAGGTGATGCTTTTAAGGATGGACCTCAGAAGTATTTTTTGTCGGATGAATGGGGTTCATATTTGTCACATGCTGGGCAGAAGTTTGAGAGCATTGCAGACTTTAGAGATAAACTGAGGAAGTTTGCTGTTCAAAGTGGTTTCCATTATGTGCTATCTAGGAATGATTCAATTTACGTTAATGATGTTTGTGCAAACCATGATGTTGACCACTGTGGCTGGGAAGTGCTTAGATCTGTTGCTTCTATTAATCAGTGCTTTTACATTACGCGGTTTAATAATGTTCATACATGCAGAGGTATGATAAGGAATCGTTCTCATCGGCAATTAGGGTATAAAATTGTTAGGACCTGCATTGAGTCTACTGTCTATCTGAATCTTGGTTTGAAGCCCCGTGAGATCATGAGCAATTTCAAGTCCACTTATGGTTATGAAATTAGTTATAAGGTTGCTTCAAGAGCAAAAAAGAGGTGTGTGGAAAAGATGTATGGCTCGGAATGTGATTCGTTTTCTATGTTAAGCTGGTTTAGGGAAGCTGTGTTGGAGACTAATCCGGGTTCTTCAGTTGTTCTTGAAGTTGATGAGAGTACCGAGAGGTTTAAAAGGGTTTTTGTAGCTTATGCCGGCCAAATTCAGGGTTTCAAGTTCAGCCTACCTGTTTTATATGTTGATGGTGCCTTTGAAAAGAGCAAATATAAGGGGCAGATTCTTGCTGCAACTGGAAGAAATGGAAACAAAG GTTTCTTCCCTTTAGCCTTGTGTTTTTGTGATTCAGAGACTGAAGAAAACTGGTTGTTTTTCTTCAAGCACTTGAAGGCTTTGTTGGAACCGCAAGGAAGGATTATCACATTCATTAGTGATCGTGGTGTTGGTTTGTTGAAAGCATTTGATCTCATTTTTCCTGGTAATCCTCATCTTTACTGTTATCATCATTTGCGATACAACCTTAGTCGAAAGTATAAGAACAAAGGAGGAGAAATTGTTGTTGCTGATGTGTTACAAAAATTCTTTAAAGTGGCTTATGCATCGACTGAGAAGTCTTTCTACTTTCATTTAAAAAATTTGACAGATGAGGGTGGTGCTGCTATTATTGATGAATTCATAAGGGAGATTCCATTGGAACATTGGTGCCGTGCTTTTTTTAAAGGTTGTCGGTATGGGATTATGACAAATGGTATTGCTGAATCCTTTAATAACTGGATTGTTGCTAAGCGTTCACTGCCCCCTTTCGCTATGTTAGATCAAACAAGAATGAAAGAAATGAAGATGATTTTAGAAATGAGTGTTGAGTCGAAATCTTGGACTACCAAGCTTACTCCTAAAATGGAGAAGAGGCTGAAAGAGCAGCTTGATAGGTCTCGTGTGTTCAGGGTGATTGCTTCCCATGAAAATGTTTATGAGGTTAGGAATGATAA ATTAATTGCTTTCCCATGCGCTCATGCACTTGCTGCTATACAAGGTGCAAGACTTGATGTGTATGATTTCATTGATCCTTATTTTACTGCTGAATACTATAAGATGTGTTATAGCTTTCCTATTGCACCTCTGAGTAACGTGGATGCCTCTTGTTCTTCCACTGAGGACTTTATACTACCTCCTGTTAGAAAGAGACCGGCTGGGAGGCCTAAATCAAAGAGGATAGCATCTGCTGGTGAGAAGAAGCTGATTCGATGTGGTCGTTGTAATAAGATGGGCCATCATAACAAGAAGAGCTGTACGAAAGTTTTGAACATGTTGTTGTAG